The following are from one region of the Mixophyes fleayi isolate aMixFle1 chromosome 7, aMixFle1.hap1, whole genome shotgun sequence genome:
- the WIPI2 gene encoding WD repeat domain phosphoinositide-interacting protein 2 isoform X2, producing the protein MIPAHNSPLAALAFDASGSKLATASEKGTVIRVFSIPEGQKLFELRRGMKRLIMSEKKKFESGASKRKRQQEKTRKHEELLSQYSKLFDIGFKPKAGTAALQQPELAVAEEQPQPTTTGEEQPQPTTSASNDNTITEVVSTEVVSNTDATGIESEIVHLRKDNLAFEYQNDIGLWTIDNITNEVRDFWCKQGPVECQHHDDDFSLSERVYSDQRRKCSRVLIFRKHITGETIKREWLVYSPLTGNVYCFACVLFDGIHGVKTQFSHGGFSDWKHASTRISEHEKSNGHRTSMVTWISRGKDLGRIDSIMEIEFTKEKEYWAKVLQRVVSTIKFLSSRGLAFRGDTELLNSQHNGNFLGILELLAEYDPFLSSHIAHIAKYGNQGRGKASYLSSTICEEICERLWETKFCKPL; encoded by the exons GGCACAGTGATCCGTGTTTTTTCCATTCCAGAAGGTCAGAAACTGTTTGAGCTCCGAAGAGGAATGAAAag ATTAATTATGTCAGAGAAGAAGAAGTTTGAGAGTGGAGCaagcaaaagaaaaagacaacAGGAGAAGACACGAAAGCATGAAGAACTGCTCAGCCAATATTCAAAATTATTTGATATTGGATTCAAACCCAAGGCAGGCACAGCAGCATTACAGCAGCCAGAGCTCGCAGTAGCTGAAGAGCAGCCACAGCCAACAACAACAGGAGAAGAGCAGCCACAGCCAACAACAAGTGCATCAAATGATAACACAATAACTGAGGTTGTCTCTACTGAGGTTGTCTCTAATACTGATGCCACAGGGATTGAATCTGAGATTGTTCATCTGAGGAAAGATAACCTTGCATTTGAGTATCAAAATGACATTGGTTTGTGGACAATTGACAATATAACAAATGAGGTACGTGACTTTTGGTGCAAGCAAGGTCCCGTGGAATGCCAGCACCATGATGATGACTTTTCTCTATCCGAAAGAGTATACTCCGATCAGAGAAGAAAATGTTCACGTGTTTTGATATTCCGAAAACACATAACTGGTGAAACAATTAAAAGGGAATGGCTAGTGTATTCTCCTTTAACAGGGAATGTATATTGCTTTGCTTGCGTTCTCTTTGATGGTATTCATGGAGTGAAAACACAGTTTTCTCATGGTGGATTTTCAGATTGGAAACATGCTTCTACACGCATTTCAGAACATGAAAAAAGCAATGGACATAGGACCTCTATGGTGACATGGATTTCTAGGGGTAAAGATCTTGGACGAATTGATTCCATAATGGAAATTGAATTCACAAAGGAAAAGGAATACTGGGCAAAAGTACTGCAAAGAGTAGTTTCTACTATCAAATTTCTCTCATCCCGTGGATTAGCTTTTCGTGGCGATACAGAACTCCTCAATTCTCAACACAACGGCAACTTCCTTGGCATTCTTGAATTACTTGCTGAATATGATCCTTTTCTTAGTTCACATATAGCACATATAGCAAAATATGGTAATCAAGGAAGAGGAAAAGCTTCATATTTATCTTCAACAATATGTGAGGAAATATGTGAAAGATTATGGGAAACAAAGTTTTGCAAACCATTGTAG